A genomic stretch from Coffea arabica cultivar ET-39 chromosome 10c, Coffea Arabica ET-39 HiFi, whole genome shotgun sequence includes:
- the LOC113714796 gene encoding uncharacterized protein: protein MGSLMAGWDSPVQDPKVEKLRRNSSLTREEIQAFWKSKKQKEEEHLRDISMLSPRSQENVFEDARMRNGRSDSLPAQDAKEEDLDPETASNLEKLILKHGWWISSNSAFLNEPPVIAGEGPRYKYASQFHVATMASSKTNNAPAPTGVGA from the exons ATGGGTTCTCTCATGGCAGGTTGGGATTCTCCCGTCCAAGATCCTAAAGTTG aGAAGTTGCGGAGAAATAGTTCATTAACAAGAGAAGAAATTCAGGCCTTCTGGAAatccaaaaaacaaaaggagGAGGAACATCTCAGAGACATTTCCATGTTATCCCCACGCAGTCAG GAAAACGTATTTGAGGATGCCAGAATGAGAAATGGAAGATCGGATTCTTTGCCAGCACAGGACGCAAAGGAAGAGGACTTGGACCCGGAAACTGCATCAAATCTGGAGAAATTGATTCTAAAGCACGGCTG GTGGATTAGCAGCAACTCGGCGTTTCTAAACGAGCCGCCGGTGATTGCAGGAGAAGGGCCTCGTTACAAGTATGCATCACAGTTCCATGTAGCAACTATGGCTTCCTCAAAGACCAATAACGCCCCAGCTCCAACTGGAGTTGGGGCATGA